Proteins from a genomic interval of Clostridiales bacterium:
- a CDS encoding ribonuclease J encodes MDTLKVIFLGGVGEIGKNITAFEYKNDIIVVDCGSAFPSIDMPGVDLVIPDVSYLIDNIHKVRGFFLTHGHEDHIGGLPYILKQFEIRVPIYASNLTLALLEHKFKEHKLENVNVNIVKKNTVIKAGAFSVEFIKVSHSISGSFALYIQCPAAKVFHTGDFKIDYTPIDGEMIDLRRIAEISRKGITLLLSESTNIERPGYSMSESTVGKSLYNFFAQNTKRRLIVATFASNIHRIQQIIDLAQKFGRKVAFSGRSMHNVLEAAARIGEIRYDKNQIVDLEKTKKIDDDKLVIITTGSQGEPMSALTRMASDEFNKVKITDNDTVIISASPIPGNEKLVYNVINNLYQKGAKVIYEALADVHVSGHAFREELKLIYLLVKPKYFIPVHGEIRHLKQHMEMIADLGHNPKHMLMPQISNKIEVCSKFLKRSDNVTAGNVLVDGAGIGDVGAEVLRDRRRLSEDGMLLVIMGIEQGGTVSSVDVITRGFIYARESIDLIEEIKQVSINSVNGIDLKVQVDREILKNNIRKNLRNFLNKKIKRSPMILPIIIEN; translated from the coding sequence TTGGATACACTTAAAGTTATATTTTTGGGCGGCGTTGGAGAGATAGGCAAAAACATCACCGCTTTTGAGTATAAAAACGATATTATTGTAGTGGATTGCGGCTCGGCGTTTCCAAGCATTGATATGCCCGGAGTTGACCTTGTCATTCCCGATGTCAGTTATTTGATAGATAACATCCATAAAGTCAGGGGCTTTTTTCTTACCCACGGGCATGAGGACCATATAGGCGGATTGCCTTATATATTAAAACAGTTTGAAATCCGCGTTCCTATTTATGCGTCCAATCTTACGCTCGCTCTTTTGGAACATAAATTTAAAGAACATAAATTAGAAAATGTCAATGTTAATATAGTCAAAAAAAATACGGTTATAAAAGCGGGCGCTTTTTCGGTGGAGTTTATCAAAGTCAGCCATTCTATATCGGGCAGTTTTGCTTTATATATCCAATGCCCGGCGGCAAAAGTTTTTCATACGGGCGACTTTAAGATTGACTATACCCCTATTGACGGAGAAATGATTGACCTAAGACGGATCGCGGAGATAAGCCGAAAGGGCATAACCCTTTTGTTGTCGGAAAGCACCAATATTGAACGCCCCGGATATTCTATGAGCGAATCAACCGTAGGCAAATCATTATATAATTTTTTCGCGCAAAACACCAAAAGGCGCTTGATTGTGGCGACATTCGCGTCCAATATCCATAGAATACAACAGATAATTGACCTGGCTCAAAAGTTTGGCAGAAAGGTCGCTTTTAGCGGACGAAGCATGCATAATGTGTTAGAAGCGGCTGCTAGAATAGGCGAAATAAGATACGACAAAAATCAAATAGTTGATTTGGAGAAAACCAAAAAGATTGACGACGATAAGCTGGTTATTATCACGACCGGCTCTCAAGGCGAGCCTATGAGCGCGCTTACTCGCATGGCAAGCGATGAGTTTAATAAAGTGAAAATAACCGATAACGACACGGTCATAATATCCGCCTCGCCTATACCAGGCAACGAAAAGTTGGTGTATAATGTAATAAACAATCTATACCAAAAAGGCGCAAAAGTCATCTACGAGGCCTTGGCGGATGTTCATGTCTCGGGGCATGCGTTTAGAGAAGAACTCAAGCTAATTTATCTTTTGGTAAAACCCAAATATTTTATTCCCGTCCATGGCGAAATTAGGCATCTTAAGCAACATATGGAAATGATCGCGGATTTAGGGCATAACCCAAAACACATGCTTATGCCCCAGATTAGCAATAAAATTGAAGTTTGTTCCAAATTTTTGAAAAGATCGGACAATGTTACGGCCGGCAATGTCTTGGTTGACGGAGCAGGCATAGGCGACGTAGGCGCCGAAGTTTTAAGGGATAGAAGGCGTTTATCCGAAGACGGCATGCTATTAGTAATAATGGGCATTGAGCAAGGCGGGACCGTTTCATCCGTTGATGTAATAACAAGAGGCTTTATATATGCCAGAGAATCCATAGATTTGATCGAAGAAATCAAGCAAGTTTCCATTAATTCGGTTAATGGCATTGATTTAAAAGTTCAAGTTGACAGGGAAATTTTAAAGAACAATATTAGAAAAAACCTTCGTAATTTTTTGAACAAAAAAATCAAAAGAAGCCCGATGATTTTGCCTATAATAATAGAAAACTAA
- a CDS encoding TSUP family transporter, with protein sequence MIVNYLLLYKISVLKSIIIYLFYVSLIFLGASAKTICNMIKFPKKITLLICGAIIGFINGFFGGGGGMIAVPVLERILKNKTKTAHATAILIILPLCLVSAIIYIASGYFELTSGLAAGGGVVIGGVLGAVLLSKLNNKVIRIIFAAVMTLVGLKMAIFP encoded by the coding sequence TTGATTGTAAACTATTTATTATTATATAAAATTAGCGTTCTAAAATCAATTATTATATACCTTTTTTATGTTTCTTTAATATTTTTGGGAGCTTCGGCAAAGACTATTTGCAATATGATAAAATTCCCAAAAAAGATTACTTTATTAATATGTGGAGCAATCATAGGTTTTATTAACGGTTTTTTTGGCGGCGGGGGCGGGATGATAGCCGTTCCCGTATTGGAGCGTATTTTAAAAAACAAAACCAAGACCGCTCACGCGACGGCGATTTTAATCATCTTACCGCTTTGCCTTGTAAGCGCTATCATCTACATAGCGTCGGGCTATTTTGAGCTTACCAGCGGTTTGGCGGCAGGCGGCGGCGTGGTAATAGGCGGCGTTTTGGGCGCCGTATTATTGTCCAAACTAAACAACAAAGTTATAAGGATAATTTTTGCCGCGGTTATGACTTTGGTTGGACTAAAAATGGCTATTTTTCCATAA
- a CDS encoding methyltransferase domain-containing protein yields the protein MQLQDILEYCRQNNIPTISKSAWEQLANALKKYKPYKILEIGTGSGYSAAKILNTIKSYADLKDISFTTVDIDPERFELALANLKELGLYQYAELILDDAAALLGLYVLQNRLFDFIFLDGAKGQYINYLPNILKILKKDGILFCDNISFHGLSKSGKDTYHKMRTIAVNLQKFEKALKKCPQLKCEIIKTGNDHVAICQKI from the coding sequence ATGCAGTTACAGGACATTTTGGAATATTGCCGACAAAATAATATACCGACTATAAGCAAGTCTGCATGGGAACAACTTGCTAATGCGCTTAAAAAATATAAGCCTTACAAAATTTTGGAAATAGGAACAGGTTCGGGCTACTCGGCGGCAAAAATATTAAATACTATAAAAAGTTATGCCGACCTAAAAGATATTAGCTTTACTACGGTTGATATTGACCCCGAAAGGTTTGAGCTCGCTCTTGCCAACTTAAAGGAGTTAGGACTTTATCAATATGCGGAATTGATACTAGACGACGCGGCCGCGCTTTTGGGCCTATATGTTTTGCAAAACAGGTTATTTGATTTTATATTCTTAGACGGCGCCAAAGGCCAGTATATAAATTATTTGCCAAATATTTTGAAAATTTTGAAAAAAGACGGAATTTTGTTTTGCGATAATATATCTTTTCATGGCCTATCCAAAAGCGGAAAAGATACTTACCATAAGATGCGCACTATCGCGGTAAATTTGCAAAAATTTGAAAAAGCGCTAAAAAAATGTCCGCAATTAAAATGCGAAATTATCAAAACAGGCAACGACCATGTGGCGATTTGCCAAAAGATATAA
- a CDS encoding sulfite exporter TauE/SafE family protein, protein MWQIIKFILIGIAGGVLGGMGMGGGTLTIPLLTMLGGLKQHIAQAINLASFIPMAVIALILHFKNKLVKTQGVLFIIIPALVFSIISSLIIKNIDSDLLSRLFGGFLALLGVWILIENIFINKNMEKAKDNH, encoded by the coding sequence ATGTGGCAGATAATAAAATTTATTTTGATAGGGATTGCGGGCGGCGTATTAGGCGGCATGGGAATGGGCGGGGGGACTTTGACAATACCGCTTTTGACAATGCTGGGCGGGCTTAAACAGCATATAGCGCAGGCTATTAATTTGGCATCCTTTATACCAATGGCGGTAATAGCCCTTATTCTGCATTTTAAGAACAAGCTAGTGAAGACCCAAGGCGTTTTGTTTATTATAATACCCGCTTTGGTTTTTAGCATAATCTCGTCTTTAATTATAAAAAACATTGACTCCGATTTGCTTTCAAGGCTGTTCGGCGGGTTTTTGGCGCTTTTGGGCGTATGGATTTTGATTGAAAATATCTTTATAAATAAAAACATGGAAAAAGCCAAAGACAATCATTAG
- a CDS encoding NDP-sugar synthase, producing the protein MDRQDIKAIIMAGGKGTRLMPLTKNLPKPLMPVLAKPVIFYIIELLLSYNIDKIALTLMHMPKKIIDAVSKHFPMSFNYFIERKALGTAGSVKAAQGWLNEKPFIVISGDALTNLDLAKIYDAHLKSDADITMAVKEVENPSLYGVVKTDEYGYVAEFVEKPQKKEILSNLINCGIYIINPDVLDFIPKDTAFDFARDLFPIILNQGKRIFTHRIDKYWCDIGSIEEYFKANMDMLNGVNGLDCFTKDSQELYDIPLGRTYLGKRSFLGLNVDVGNNAIIGDNCYIDGNISLSDCIIFDNTFLNVSCHGAIATPEHYIPVLYKQPPYPQAQKKAQPTIQDTFL; encoded by the coding sequence TTGGACAGACAAGACATAAAAGCTATTATAATGGCCGGCGGCAAGGGCACAAGGCTTATGCCGCTGACCAAAAACTTGCCCAAACCCCTTATGCCCGTATTGGCGAAGCCCGTAATTTTTTATATTATAGAACTTTTGTTAAGTTATAATATTGATAAAATTGCGCTAACCCTTATGCACATGCCCAAAAAGATTATTGACGCCGTTAGCAAACATTTTCCAATGAGTTTCAATTATTTTATAGAACGCAAGGCTTTGGGGACGGCGGGCAGCGTAAAGGCGGCGCAAGGCTGGCTGAACGAAAAACCATTTATTGTGATAAGCGGGGACGCGTTGACTAATCTTGATTTGGCCAAAATTTATGACGCGCATCTTAAAAGCGACGCCGATATCACTATGGCGGTCAAAGAAGTTGAAAACCCCTCGCTTTATGGCGTGGTCAAAACGGATGAATATGGCTATGTGGCAGAGTTTGTGGAAAAACCCCAAAAAAAAGAAATTTTAAGCAACTTAATTAATTGCGGAATTTATATCATAAATCCCGATGTGTTGGATTTTATCCCTAAAGATACGGCGTTTGATTTTGCTAGAGATTTATTTCCCATAATTTTAAACCAAGGCAAAAGAATTTTTACGCATCGCATTGATAAATATTGGTGCGATATAGGATCCATAGAGGAATATTTTAAAGCCAATATGGATATGCTCAACGGCGTAAACGGACTTGACTGTTTTACAAAAGATAGTCAAGAATTATATGATATTCCTCTTGGGCGGACATATTTGGGCAAGAGAAGTTTTTTGGGGCTTAATGTGGATGTGGGCAATAATGCGATTATAGGCGATAATTGTTATATTGACGGCAATATTTCTTTGTCCGATTGTATTATATTTGACAATACTTTTTTGAATGTTTCTTGTCATGGCGCGATAGCCACGCCCGAACACTATATACCCGTGTTATACAAGCAGCCGCCTTATCCTCAAGCCCAAAAAAAGGCGCAACCGACAATCCAAGACACTTTTTTATAA